Proteins encoded by one window of Chryseobacterium aquaeductus:
- a CDS encoding DUF4394 domain-containing protein, translating to MKKLINFCLAAFAFTSIVSCDNDDDMMEMPQENIMGPDVMVYGISENNELLAFNAKAPSTATSKLPISNIPSGEKLMSIDFRPATGELYAVSNASKLYIINTTTASSRPVSTTAFSPAISGTIASIDFNPTVDRIRLVTNTGQNLRLNPENGVLAATDGSIAATSSITGVAYTNSKSGASTTILYDIDVTSGKLFKQDPPNNGTLVEVGSLGVTFSGQAAFDINPENTVALMGATTGTQNNLYMVDLNSGKATNIGTLSQKVIDLAIPTNAVAYAIDNANALQIFDPNNPATPVTKAISGLQAGEGILGIDFRPLNGQLYALGNSSRIYTINLGTGAATQVGTGTLSTPLAGTEFGFDFNPTVDRIRVVSNTGQNLRLNPIDGSVAAVDGAINPTPASVSSAAYTNNFAGATTTSLFVIDASTDKMYLQNPPNNGTLMEIGSLGINISGANGFDIGAKSQKAYLIASVGAETKIYTVNTTNGSTASLATYPNPVKGFTVGLGF from the coding sequence ATGAAAAAACTTATCAACTTTTGTTTGGCGGCGTTTGCCTTTACCAGTATTGTCTCGTGCGACAATGATGACGACATGATGGAAATGCCACAAGAAAACATCATGGGACCAGATGTAATGGTATATGGTATTTCAGAGAACAACGAACTATTAGCTTTCAATGCTAAAGCTCCGTCTACAGCTACCTCAAAACTTCCAATCAGTAATATCCCTTCAGGGGAAAAATTAATGAGTATCGATTTCAGACCTGCTACGGGAGAACTTTATGCGGTTTCGAATGCTAGTAAATTGTATATTATTAATACTACTACTGCATCTTCAAGACCTGTAAGTACAACAGCTTTTTCACCGGCAATTTCCGGAACCATTGCATCAATTGATTTTAATCCTACAGTAGACAGAATCAGATTGGTGACAAATACAGGACAAAATTTACGTCTTAATCCTGAAAATGGTGTTCTTGCTGCCACCGATGGAAGTATCGCAGCCACATCATCTATCACTGGAGTAGCGTACACCAATAGTAAATCTGGAGCATCTACAACTATCTTATATGATATAGATGTAACATCAGGTAAACTATTTAAACAAGATCCTCCAAACAACGGGACTCTGGTAGAAGTTGGAAGCTTAGGTGTAACATTCTCCGGACAAGCTGCGTTTGACATTAATCCTGAAAATACTGTGGCATTAATGGGTGCAACTACAGGAACACAAAACAATTTGTATATGGTTGACCTTAACAGCGGAAAAGCTACAAACATAGGAACACTATCTCAAAAAGTAATTGATCTGGCAATTCCGACTAATGCAGTTGCGTATGCAATAGATAATGCAAATGCGCTACAGATATTTGACCCAAATAATCCTGCGACACCTGTTACAAAAGCAATCTCTGGACTGCAAGCTGGTGAAGGAATTTTAGGAATTGATTTCAGACCTCTAAACGGACAATTATATGCTTTAGGAAACTCAAGCAGAATTTATACAATCAATCTTGGTACAGGTGCAGCAACCCAGGTTGGTACAGGTACTCTTTCAACTCCGCTTGCAGGAACAGAATTTGGTTTTGACTTTAATCCGACTGTTGACAGAATAAGAGTTGTAAGCAATACGGGACAAAACCTTCGTCTGAATCCTATCGATGGAAGCGTAGCTGCTGTGGATGGTGCTATCAACCCTACGCCAGCTTCTGTAAGTTCCGCTGCTTATACCAATAATTTCGCAGGTGCGACTACTACTTCACTATTTGTAATTGATGCAAGTACAGACAAAATGTATTTGCAAAACCCGCCAAACAACGGAACCCTAATGGAAATAGGATCTCTTGGTATCAATATCAGTGGAGCAAACGGATTTGACATTGGAGCTAAAAGCCAAAAAGCGTATTTGATTGCATCAGTTGGTGCTGAAACTAAAATCTACACAGTAAATACTACCAACGGATCTACAGCTTCCCTCGCTACTTATCCAAATCCTGTAAAAGGGTTTACAGTAGGCTTAGGGTTCTAA